One window of Halopelagius longus genomic DNA carries:
- a CDS encoding DUF7315 family membrane protein translates to MTDGDGPGDSAAGSTTRDGRRDVVVPMRLYKTVTVFSTLIAVVCVVFGFMLLDAATLNVSFLGGIVRAGLSALGLSVGDGVLSTVLAVVALGVIGFGAGVYTLGTRFRARGMGKSQEDSNEDSDNNG, encoded by the coding sequence ATGACAGACGGAGACGGCCCCGGCGACTCCGCGGCCGGTTCGACGACGCGAGACGGGCGGCGGGACGTCGTCGTCCCGATGCGACTGTACAAGACGGTGACGGTGTTCTCGACGCTCATCGCCGTCGTCTGCGTCGTGTTCGGCTTCATGCTTCTGGACGCCGCGACGCTGAACGTCAGCTTCCTCGGCGGCATCGTTCGCGCCGGCCTCTCGGCGCTCGGACTCTCCGTCGGCGACGGCGTCCTGAGCACGGTGTTGGCCGTCGTCGCCCTCGGGGTCATCGGGTTCGGGGCGGGCGTCTACACCCTCGGGACGAGATTCCGCGCTCGCGGAATGGGAAAGTCTCAAGAGGACTCCAACGAAGATTCAGACAACAATGGCTGA